A stretch of the Vidua chalybeata isolate OUT-0048 chromosome 19, bVidCha1 merged haplotype, whole genome shotgun sequence genome encodes the following:
- the UTS2R gene encoding urotensin-2 receptor: MSLSDELESHFSATPYMVTDTSEDSMFRIRPNVSANATGDGAWAAGSTEDMIAICTIGAILSLMCVVGVTGNVYTLLVMCHYLRSSASMYIYIINLALADLLYLLTIPFIVGTYFIQKWHFGDIGCRILFSLDFLTMHASIFTLTVMSTERYFAVLKPLDTVKRSKSYRKAIAVVIWLVSLLLTLPMLIMIQLVQRDNKSICLPTWSKLSYKVYLTILFGTSIVGPGVVIGYLYIRLAKIYWVSQTASFKQTKRLPNQKVLYLIFTIVLVFWACFLPFWIWQLLFQYYESFPLSPKVMKNINYLTTCLTYSNSCINPFLYTLLTKNYREYLKNRQRSLSSSSGYFQRRNRFQRISGRSLSTSSQHCTETYVLAHAPLGNSSA, from the coding sequence ATGTCCCTAAGTGACGAGCTGGAGAGCCACTTCTCCGCCACCCCCTACATGGTGACAGACACAAGTGAGGACAGCATGTTCAGAATCAGGCCCAACGTCTCCGCCAATGCCACCGGGGACGGCGCGTGGGCCGCCGGCTCCACGGAGGACATGATTGCCATCTGCACCATCGGGGCCATCCTGTCGCTCATGTGCGTGGTCGGGGTGACAGGCAACGTCTACACCCTGCTGGTGATGTGCCACTACCTGCGATCCTCTGCCTCCATGTACATCTACATCATCAACCTGGCGCTGGCCGACCTGCTCTACCTCCTCACCATCCCCTTCATCGTCGGGACCTACTTCATTCAGAAGTGGCACTTTGGGGACATTGGCTGTCGCATCCTGTTCAGCCTGGACTTCCTCACCATGCACGCCAGCATCTTCACGCTCACAGTCATGAGCACGGAGCGCTACTTTGCCGTGCTGAAGCCCCTGGACACGGTGAAGAGGTCCAAGAGCTACCGCAAGGCCATTGCTGTGGTGATCTGGCTGGTGTCACTGCTGCTCACCCTCCCCATGCTCATCATGATCCAGCTGGTGCAAAGGGACAACAAAAGCATCTGCCTGCCCACCTGGAGCAAGCTGTCCTACAAAGTCTATCTCACCATCCTCTTTGGCACCAGCATCGTGGGCCCGGGGGTGGTCATTGGCTACCTTTACATCCGCCTGGCTAAGATTTACTGGGTGTCCCAGACTGCTTCCTTCAAGCAGACCAAGAGGCTGCCCAACCAGAAGGTGCTCTATTTAATCTTCACCATAGTGCTGGTCTTCTGGGCTTGCTTCTTGCCTTTCTGGATATGGCAGCTCCTCTTCCAGTATTATGAATCCTTCCCTTTATCTCCCAAGGTGATGAAGAACATTAATTACCTGACAACCTGCCTGACCTACAGCAACAGCTGCATCAACCCATTCCTCTACACCCTGCTCACCAAAAACTACCGGGAGTACCTGAAGAACAGGCAGCggtccctcagcagcagcagtgggtaCTTCCAGAGGAGGAATCGTTTTCAGAGGATTTCAGGGAGATCCCTATCCAcgagcagccagcactgcacagagACTTACGTCCTTGCTCACGCTCCTTTGGGAAACAGCAGTGCCTGA